A genomic segment from Stappia indica encodes:
- a CDS encoding c-type cytochrome, with the protein MRRSAMALACAALLAGPGLGGIVPARVLGSSPALAETVKGDPAAGRKRAGMCRTCHGLDGMARIPIAPHIGGEPPAYLRAQLRAFRDGRRVHEMMSVVAKSLDDTAIADLAAWYGSHQASATLPASVSAQAAPVECSACHGETGIGQMDDVPNLAGESVIYIDTQLKAFRLGKRKHEVMSTVAAELTDEDIRAFADWYAAVNLEIAPPAQ; encoded by the coding sequence ATGAGACGATCGGCGATGGCGCTGGCCTGTGCAGCGCTTCTCGCAGGTCCGGGCCTGGGCGGGATAGTTCCCGCCCGGGTGCTCGGCTCCTCCCCTGCCCTTGCCGAAACCGTCAAGGGCGATCCGGCTGCGGGGCGCAAACGTGCCGGCATGTGCCGGACCTGCCATGGCCTCGACGGGATGGCGCGCATCCCAATCGCGCCGCATATCGGCGGAGAGCCTCCGGCCTATCTGCGTGCGCAACTGAGAGCCTTCCGGGACGGACGGCGCGTGCACGAAATGATGAGCGTCGTGGCCAAGTCACTGGACGACACGGCGATTGCCGATCTGGCCGCCTGGTATGGATCGCATCAGGCCAGCGCAACATTGCCGGCAAGCGTCTCCGCGCAGGCTGCGCCGGTCGAGTGCAGCGCCTGTCATGGGGAAACCGGCATCGGGCAGATGGATGATGTGCCGAACCTTGCGGGAGAAAGCGTGATCTACATCGACACGCAGTTGAAAGCCTTCCGGCTCGGCAAGCGCAAGCATGAAGTCATGTCGACAGTGGCTGCGGAGCTGACGGATGAAGACATTCGCGCCTTCGCCGATTGGTATGCTGCGGTGAATCTGGAAATTGCGCCGCCAGCGCAATAA
- a CDS encoding MerR family transcriptional regulator — translation MSATVEKSPDAFRTISEVADDLDLPQHVLRFWETRFSQIRPLKRGGGRRYYRPDDIDLLRGIRHLLYGEGYTIKGVQRILKEQGPRFVMQVWREDGIALAALAAQQVAEDDAETAMPPRAAPAARRQIEAQDVSPRQAEPPARHKAEPQFSADEDDGEPLPRGIIADSAASADMPQARAGLRLMERLLGDRAESPSGNLSKDDIRRLQATLFELLECKRILDQAR, via the coding sequence ATTTCAGCGACGGTCGAAAAAAGCCCCGACGCCTTTCGCACGATCAGCGAGGTCGCAGACGATCTCGATCTGCCTCAGCACGTCCTGCGTTTCTGGGAAACCCGGTTCTCGCAGATCCGCCCGCTCAAGCGCGGCGGCGGCAGACGCTATTACCGGCCGGATGATATCGATCTCCTGCGCGGCATCCGCCATCTTCTCTACGGCGAGGGGTACACGATCAAGGGCGTCCAGCGGATCCTGAAGGAGCAGGGGCCGCGCTTCGTCATGCAGGTCTGGCGCGAGGACGGCATTGCGCTGGCCGCGCTCGCCGCACAGCAGGTGGCCGAGGACGACGCCGAGACCGCAATGCCACCGCGCGCCGCGCCGGCCGCCCGGCGGCAGATCGAGGCCCAGGACGTCTCGCCCCGCCAGGCCGAGCCGCCGGCCCGCCACAAGGCGGAGCCGCAATTTTCCGCGGATGAGGATGACGGCGAGCCGCTGCCACGGGGAATCATTGCCGATAGCGCCGCCTCCGCAGACATGCCACAGGCCCGCGCCGGCCTCCGGCTCATGGAACGTCTGTTGGGCGACCGGGCCGAGAGCCCGTCCGGGAATCTCTCGAAGGACGATATCCGCCGGCTTCAGGCAACGCTCTTCGAGCTGCTGGAATGCAAGAGGATCCTCGATCAGGCGCGGTAA
- a CDS encoding beta-ketoacyl-ACP synthase III encodes MKRSIVLGTGSYLPARRLTNDDLAKMVDTSDEWIVQRTGIHARHIAAEGEFTSDLAVAAARKALEAAGCKPTDIDLIILATATPDNTFPATAVTVQHKLGISGGFAFDVHAVCSGFVYALATADAYLRTGMARRALVIGAETFSRILDWEDRTTCVLFGDGAGAVVLETAEGEGTTSDRGVLTSHLRSDGAHRDKLYVDGGPSSTQTVGHLRMQGKEVFRHAVSMITDVVEAAFEATGTDAEALDWFVPHQANRRIIDASAKKLGIDPEKVVVTLEDHGNTSAASIPLALDQAVRDERIKRGDLIMLEAMGGGFTWGASLLRW; translated from the coding sequence GTGAAGCGATCCATCGTTCTGGGAACTGGCAGCTATCTTCCTGCGCGCAGGCTCACCAACGACGATCTGGCCAAGATGGTGGATACTTCGGACGAGTGGATTGTGCAGCGAACAGGCATTCATGCGCGCCATATCGCCGCCGAAGGAGAATTCACCTCCGATCTCGCTGTTGCCGCGGCACGCAAGGCGCTTGAGGCGGCCGGGTGCAAGCCGACCGACATCGACCTGATCATCCTCGCGACCGCAACGCCCGACAACACCTTTCCCGCAACGGCCGTGACCGTTCAGCACAAGCTCGGCATTTCCGGCGGGTTCGCGTTCGACGTCCATGCGGTGTGCTCGGGCTTCGTCTATGCGCTGGCCACTGCCGATGCCTATCTGCGCACAGGCATGGCCAGGCGCGCGCTGGTGATCGGCGCGGAGACCTTCTCGCGCATTCTCGACTGGGAAGACCGTACGACCTGTGTTCTGTTCGGCGATGGCGCCGGTGCCGTTGTTCTGGAAACCGCCGAAGGCGAGGGGACCACGTCGGACCGCGGTGTGCTGACCTCGCATCTGCGATCTGACGGCGCGCACAGGGACAAGCTCTATGTGGACGGCGGGCCGTCTTCCACCCAGACCGTCGGCCACCTGCGCATGCAGGGCAAGGAAGTCTTCCGTCATGCCGTCTCGATGATCACCGACGTGGTCGAGGCGGCCTTCGAGGCGACCGGCACGGATGCCGAGGCGCTCGACTGGTTCGTCCCGCATCAGGCCAATCGCCGCATCATCGACGCGAGCGCCAAGAAGCTCGGCATCGATCCGGAAAAGGTCGTCGTGACCCTCGAGGATCACGGCAACACGTCGGCGGCCTCGATCCCGCTTGCGCTGGACCAGGCTGTGCGCGACGAGCGCATCAAGCGCGGCGACCTGATCATGCTCGAGGCGATGGGCGGCGGCTTTACCTGGGGGGCGTCGCTGCTGCGCTGGTAG
- a CDS encoding YceD family protein, producing MTLSDFPFSHPQDVQHLTAKPLAIELRPDEADLQRMAKAYSLVGLADVVARFELRRWRRDGVAVEGNLKARASQTCVVTLAPVEQVIDERFSLRFDPDAQALAGIADDGEIDVDAFAEDPPDLLEGSRIDLGAILCEQLALALDPFPRAPGAELPDDFGDEGGEEADDKPPSPFAALERFRKRDE from the coding sequence ATGACCCTATCAGATTTTCCATTCTCGCATCCACAGGACGTCCAGCACCTGACCGCGAAGCCGCTCGCCATCGAGTTGCGCCCGGACGAGGCTGACCTGCAGCGCATGGCCAAGGCTTATTCGCTGGTCGGACTCGCCGACGTCGTGGCTCGGTTCGAGCTCCGCAGATGGCGACGTGACGGTGTCGCCGTGGAAGGGAACCTGAAGGCGCGCGCCAGCCAGACCTGCGTCGTCACTCTGGCGCCGGTGGAGCAGGTGATCGACGAGCGTTTCTCCCTGCGCTTCGATCCCGATGCGCAAGCCCTCGCGGGTATCGCCGACGACGGCGAGATCGATGTGGACGCCTTTGCCGAGGATCCGCCGGACCTGCTGGAGGGCAGCAGGATCGACCTGGGGGCCATCCTGTGCGAGCAGCTGGCACTCGCGCTCGATCCGTTTCCGCGTGCCCCGGGCGCCGAACTACCGGACGATTTCGGGGACGAGGGCGGTGAAGAAGCCGACGACAAGCCGCCGTCGCCGTTCGCCGCTCTGGAGCGGTTTCGCAAGCGCGACGAATAA
- a CDS encoding integration host factor subunit alpha produces MSGRTVTRADLCEAVYQKVGLSRSESSELVEKVLSEIADCLVAGESVKLSSFGSFVVRSKGERIGRNPKTGEEVPILPRRVMVFKPSNVLKKRINETMMGASENGD; encoded by the coding sequence ATGAGCGGCAGGACAGTAACGCGCGCCGATCTTTGTGAGGCGGTTTACCAGAAAGTGGGCCTTTCCAGATCGGAATCCTCGGAGCTCGTCGAAAAGGTCCTGTCGGAGATCGCAGACTGCCTCGTTGCCGGGGAGTCGGTGAAGCTTTCCTCCTTCGGATCCTTCGTCGTCCGGTCCAAGGGCGAGCGCATCGGCAGGAACCCGAAGACCGGTGAGGAGGTGCCGATCCTTCCCCGCCGGGTCATGGTGTTCAAGCCATCGAACGTGCTCAAGAAGCGCATCAACGAGACCATGATGGGAGCGTCCGAAAACGGCGACTGA
- a CDS encoding GMC family oxidoreductase has product MAAPFDLNDDSVVVVIGTGAGGGVLANELAQKGVSVVALEAGGRYLPEDYINDEWESFGQLAWLDPRSTSGDWRVAKDFSGLPAWIVKAVGGTTTHWAGASLRFQPHEFKTRTTYGNVQGANLLDWPIDLAEMEPWYEKAEEKLGVTRTGGREGLPGNNNFKVLEAGARQLGYKEVHTGRMAINSAERDDRYACQQTGFCFQGCKWGAKWSAAYTDIPRGEATGNLEVRERAHVLRIEHDAAGKVTGVLYADKDGNQHLQKARVVCVAGNSIESPRLLLNSASNLFPDGLANSSGQVGRNYMRHMTGSVYAVFDKPVRMWRGTTMAGIVQDEARHDPSRGFVGGYELETLSLGLPFMAAFLDPGAWGREFTTALDSYENMAGLWIVGEDMPQETNRITLNHDLKDQYGLPAPNVHFTDHPNDIAMRTHAYKQGIAIYEAVGATRTFPTPPYPSTHNLGTNRMSENPRDGVVNRWGRAHDVPNLYVSDGSQFTTGAAENPTLTIVALAIRQADHIASEMSRGVL; this is encoded by the coding sequence ATGGCCGCACCATTCGACTTGAACGACGACAGCGTCGTCGTGGTCATCGGGACAGGCGCCGGCGGCGGTGTCCTGGCCAACGAACTGGCCCAGAAGGGCGTCAGCGTTGTGGCGCTGGAAGCCGGCGGGCGTTACCTGCCGGAAGACTACATCAACGACGAGTGGGAGAGCTTTGGACAGCTGGCCTGGCTCGATCCGCGCTCGACCTCCGGCGATTGGCGTGTGGCCAAGGACTTTTCCGGCCTGCCGGCCTGGATCGTCAAGGCTGTCGGCGGCACCACGACCCACTGGGCCGGCGCCTCACTGCGGTTCCAGCCGCATGAGTTCAAGACCCGCACCACCTACGGCAACGTGCAGGGCGCCAACCTCCTGGACTGGCCTATCGATCTCGCCGAAATGGAACCCTGGTACGAGAAGGCGGAGGAAAAGCTCGGCGTCACGCGCACCGGCGGACGCGAGGGCCTGCCGGGCAACAACAACTTCAAGGTGCTCGAGGCCGGCGCTCGGCAGCTTGGCTACAAGGAAGTCCATACGGGGCGCATGGCCATCAACTCGGCCGAGCGCGACGACCGCTACGCCTGCCAGCAGACCGGTTTCTGCTTCCAGGGGTGCAAGTGGGGCGCCAAGTGGTCCGCTGCGTATACGGACATCCCTCGCGGCGAGGCGACCGGAAACCTGGAGGTGCGCGAACGCGCGCATGTGCTGCGCATCGAGCACGATGCGGCCGGCAAGGTGACGGGCGTGCTCTACGCCGACAAGGACGGCAACCAGCACCTGCAAAAGGCGCGCGTGGTCTGCGTGGCGGGCAACTCGATCGAGAGCCCCCGCCTGCTGCTCAACTCCGCTTCCAACCTGTTCCCGGACGGGCTGGCCAACTCTTCCGGCCAGGTGGGGCGCAACTACATGCGTCACATGACCGGATCGGTCTATGCGGTGTTCGACAAGCCGGTCCGCATGTGGCGAGGCACGACGATGGCCGGCATCGTCCAGGACGAAGCACGGCACGACCCTTCTCGCGGGTTCGTGGGCGGCTACGAGTTGGAGACCCTGTCCCTGGGACTGCCGTTCATGGCGGCGTTCCTCGATCCCGGCGCATGGGGCCGGGAGTTCACAACGGCGCTCGACTCCTACGAGAACATGGCCGGCCTGTGGATCGTCGGCGAGGACATGCCCCAGGAGACCAACCGGATCACCCTGAACCACGACCTCAAGGACCAGTACGGTCTGCCGGCGCCGAACGTGCATTTCACCGACCACCCCAACGATATCGCGATGCGGACCCACGCCTACAAGCAAGGCATCGCGATCTACGAGGCGGTCGGTGCGACGCGCACCTTCCCCACTCCGCCCTATCCTTCCACCCACAACCTCGGCACCAACCGCATGTCGGAAAACCCGAGGGATGGCGTGGTCAACCGCTGGGGCCGGGCCCATGACGTGCCGAACCTCTATGTGTCGGACGGCAGCCAGTTCACCACGGGGGCCGCGGAAAACCCGACGCTGACCATCGTGGCGCTGGCGATCCGGCAGGCGGACCATATCGCCTCGGAAATGTCGCGAGGCGTGCTCTAG
- a CDS encoding Twin-arginine translocation pathway signal has product MTETLTHRNMTRRQLLARSAAASAAFVIGPGFFAASNAAWAMEVAHLKPQTLATLVQMARDIYPHDRIPDEHYVVAVKGYDTAEKAAMVEAGVAALDAAAQGKGHAGYLAIGWERERVDLLRGMEDSAFFQAVRGGLVTGLYNQKAVWPLFGYEGESYSQGGYIDRGFDDINWL; this is encoded by the coding sequence AAACACTGACCCACAGGAACATGACCAGACGGCAATTGCTGGCGCGCAGCGCGGCAGCAAGCGCGGCGTTCGTCATCGGACCAGGCTTCTTCGCCGCCAGCAATGCGGCATGGGCAATGGAGGTCGCCCATCTGAAGCCCCAGACCTTGGCGACGCTCGTGCAGATGGCGCGCGACATCTATCCGCACGACCGCATTCCCGACGAGCACTACGTCGTCGCGGTCAAGGGATACGACACAGCGGAGAAGGCAGCGATGGTCGAGGCAGGCGTCGCCGCGCTCGACGCGGCCGCCCAGGGCAAGGGACATGCCGGCTACCTCGCTATCGGCTGGGAGCGCGAGCGCGTCGACCTGCTCCGGGGGATGGAAGACAGCGCCTTCTTCCAGGCCGTGCGCGGCGGACTCGTGACGGGGCTCTACAACCAGAAGGCCGTCTGGCCGCTGTTCGGATACGAGGGGGAGAGCTACTCGCAGGGCGGTTACATCGACCGGGGCTTCGACGACATCAACTGGCTCTGA
- a CDS encoding ubiquinol-cytochrome C chaperone family protein has product MVFGLFRRRQRPEVLAAYTSIVAQARQPWLYARYNVPDTIDGRFEMVMLHTILVLNRLRGEGEVASDFSQRLFDTFFADMDGSLREMGVGDLGVPKKVKKMAEAFYGRAAALAEALAADGLQDLENLVNRNLFADAHDAVAAHAIARYLRGAADGLSRQDAPAIIANGPVWPDEPTDIG; this is encoded by the coding sequence ATGGTCTTCGGTCTCTTTCGCCGGCGTCAGCGTCCGGAAGTGCTCGCCGCATACACCTCGATCGTGGCACAGGCGCGGCAGCCGTGGCTCTACGCACGGTACAATGTGCCCGATACGATCGACGGCCGTTTCGAGATGGTGATGCTGCACACGATTCTGGTGCTCAATCGCCTCAGGGGGGAGGGAGAGGTTGCTTCCGACTTTTCCCAGCGGCTTTTCGACACGTTTTTTGCCGACATGGATGGGTCGCTTCGCGAGATGGGCGTTGGCGATCTGGGCGTGCCCAAGAAGGTCAAGAAAATGGCCGAGGCTTTCTACGGGCGTGCAGCCGCCCTTGCAGAAGCGCTGGCTGCCGACGGCCTGCAGGATCTCGAGAATCTTGTGAACCGCAATCTGTTCGCCGATGCCCACGATGCGGTGGCCGCGCATGCCATTGCCCGCTACCTGCGCGGTGCGGCTGACGGGCTGTCGCGCCAGGACGCCCCGGCTATTATCGCAAACGGGCCGGTCTGGCCTGACGAGCCGACGGATATCGGCTGA
- a CDS encoding PQQ-dependent sugar dehydrogenase gives MKTFLLASIGLLAATSLAAAQAPVPDNLEKLSNFQSTGTTEFTFVEQSGAYADGIRETLKRIKLPAGFKIDLYAVVPDARHMAVGPQGIVTFVGTRKDKVWAVTDRNKDRVADEVKDFAPSLKFAIPNGPCFSKDGFLYIAEQNRVLVYPAAEFFYESPDVAAFNVVKQGDLVPATEESYNHTARVCKIGPDGKLYISLGQPFNVAPAEKLDLYKEHGIGGMIRINTDGTGREVYTYGIRNSVGHDFHPETGELWFTDNQVDGMGDDIPPGEINRQTAAGQHFGHPWYGGGSVRTTEYAGQEVPVEVVMPAVETVAHAADLGMAFYTGRQFPEKYKNAIFSAQHGSWNRTEPVGARVMVTFVDGEGNATTEAFAEGWIDENGEYLGRPVDVAQLRDGSILVSDDLAGALYRISYEGN, from the coding sequence ATGAAGACCTTTCTGCTTGCAAGCATCGGCCTGCTGGCCGCCACATCCCTCGCCGCCGCGCAAGCGCCGGTGCCGGACAACCTCGAGAAACTGTCGAACTTCCAGAGCACCGGCACCACGGAGTTCACCTTTGTGGAGCAAAGCGGCGCCTATGCCGATGGCATCCGCGAGACGCTGAAGCGCATCAAGCTGCCGGCCGGGTTCAAGATCGACCTCTACGCCGTGGTTCCCGATGCACGCCACATGGCCGTCGGGCCGCAGGGCATCGTCACCTTCGTCGGCACGCGCAAGGACAAGGTCTGGGCCGTGACCGACCGCAACAAGGACCGCGTTGCGGACGAGGTGAAGGACTTCGCCCCGTCCCTCAAGTTCGCAATTCCGAACGGCCCCTGCTTCTCGAAGGACGGCTTCCTCTATATCGCCGAGCAGAACCGCGTCCTGGTCTATCCGGCGGCCGAATTCTTCTACGAGAGCCCCGACGTCGCCGCCTTCAACGTCGTCAAGCAGGGCGACCTCGTGCCGGCAACGGAGGAGAGCTACAATCACACGGCGCGCGTGTGCAAGATTGGCCCCGACGGCAAGCTGTACATCTCGCTCGGCCAACCGTTCAACGTGGCGCCTGCGGAAAAGCTGGACCTCTACAAGGAGCATGGAATCGGCGGCATGATCCGCATCAACACCGATGGCACGGGGCGTGAGGTGTACACCTACGGTATCCGAAACTCGGTCGGCCATGACTTCCACCCCGAGACCGGCGAGCTGTGGTTCACCGACAACCAGGTGGACGGCATGGGCGACGACATCCCGCCGGGCGAGATCAACCGCCAGACCGCGGCGGGCCAGCATTTCGGGCACCCCTGGTACGGCGGCGGCAGTGTGCGCACCACCGAATATGCCGGGCAGGAAGTGCCCGTCGAGGTGGTAATGCCGGCGGTCGAAACCGTGGCTCACGCAGCAGATCTGGGAATGGCCTTCTATACGGGCCGGCAGTTCCCGGAGAAGTACAAGAACGCGATCTTCTCCGCCCAGCACGGGTCGTGGAACCGGACGGAACCGGTCGGCGCCCGGGTGATGGTGACCTTCGTCGACGGAGAGGGCAACGCCACCACCGAAGCCTTCGCCGAAGGCTGGATCGACGAGAACGGCGAGTATCTCGGCCGCCCCGTCGATGTCGCACAGCTGCGGGACGGTTCGATCCTGGTCTCCGACGACCTCGCCGGAGCCCTCTATCGCATCTCCTACGAGGGGAACTGA
- the plsX gene encoding phosphate acyltransferase PlsX, whose amino-acid sequence MAQTVRISLDAMGGDRGAEVVVPGAALALERRPDISFSIYGNSDIVAPLLQAHPRLREASTLHHCEVSVAMDAKPSQALRQGRWKSSMWRSIEAVKTGHADVAVSAGNTGALMAMSKFCLRTMANIERPAIAAIWPTMRGESIVLDVGATIGADAQQLIDFALLGGAMARILFSIERPTVGLLNIGVEEVKGLEEVRTAGRLLREANLRSLTYAGFVEGDDLGKGVVDVVVTEGFAGNIALKTAEGTARQIGSYLRAAMNRTWRAKLGYLLAKDAFDRLREKMDPGKVNGGVFLGLNGIVIKSHGGTDAEGFAAAVELAYDMARNDLMNKISQDLKNYHRGRFEPRDGSEGDK is encoded by the coding sequence ATGGCTCAGACGGTTCGAATCTCGCTGGATGCAATGGGCGGCGACAGGGGGGCGGAAGTCGTCGTACCCGGCGCAGCCCTGGCGCTTGAGCGGCGCCCCGACATCAGCTTCTCCATTTATGGCAACTCGGACATCGTGGCGCCGCTGCTGCAGGCGCATCCGCGTCTGCGCGAGGCGTCGACCCTGCATCATTGCGAGGTCTCGGTCGCCATGGACGCCAAGCCCAGCCAGGCCCTGCGCCAGGGGCGCTGGAAGTCGAGCATGTGGCGCTCCATCGAGGCGGTGAAGACCGGTCACGCGGACGTTGCCGTCTCCGCCGGCAATACCGGCGCGCTGATGGCCATGTCGAAGTTCTGCCTGCGCACGATGGCGAATATCGAGCGGCCGGCCATTGCCGCCATCTGGCCGACCATGCGCGGCGAGTCCATCGTTCTCGACGTCGGCGCGACCATCGGTGCCGATGCGCAGCAGCTGATCGATTTCGCGCTGCTCGGCGGCGCCATGGCGCGTATTCTCTTTTCGATCGAGCGCCCGACCGTCGGCCTGTTGAATATCGGCGTCGAGGAGGTCAAGGGCCTGGAAGAGGTGCGCACGGCCGGACGTCTGCTGCGAGAGGCCAATCTGCGCTCGCTCACCTATGCCGGTTTCGTCGAGGGCGACGATCTGGGCAAAGGCGTCGTCGACGTGGTGGTGACGGAAGGCTTTGCCGGCAATATCGCGCTGAAGACGGCAGAAGGAACTGCCCGCCAGATCGGCAGCTACCTGCGCGCCGCGATGAACCGGACCTGGCGCGCGAAATTGGGCTACCTGCTTGCCAAGGACGCGTTCGACCGCCTTCGCGAGAAGATGGATCCGGGCAAGGTCAATGGCGGCGTGTTTCTCGGCCTGAACGGTATTGTCATCAAGAGCCATGGCGGGACCGATGCGGAAGGCTTTGCAGCCGCTGTCGAACTGGCTTACGACATGGCCCGTAACGACCTGATGAACAAGATTTCTCAGGATCTGAAGAATTACCATCGCGGCCGGTTCGAGCCGCGGGACGGATCGGAAGGTGATAAGTGA